One window from the genome of Pseudomonas fluorescens encodes:
- a CDS encoding MFS transporter, translating to MTIANPPIDADAEVIQDTAPLPIGSLFALALAAFVTILTEALPAGLLAQISEGLAISEALAGQLVTVYAIGSLLAAIPLTAATQGMRRRSLLLTAIAGFAVANTVTTFSTHYGLTIVARLLGGVSAGLLWALLAGYAARMVPESQKGRAIAIAMVGAPLALSLGVPAGTLLGNLVGWRMSFAIMSLFAVALMVWVRLKVPDFPGQASNKRLALGQVFTLPGVRSVLFVVLAFVLAHNILFTYIAPFLTAAGLGERTDLVLLVFGVASLLGIWVVGALIDRHLRALTLAGTVLFALSAMMLGAMSDRPAAVYIAVAAWGIAFGGAGTLFQTAIAKTAGDAADLAQSMLVTAWNLAIAGGGIVGGILLDHLGVVAFAPVLVVLLLLTLAVVWSARQYGFTANLR from the coding sequence ATGACGATTGCCAACCCCCCTATCGATGCCGATGCCGAGGTCATTCAAGACACTGCGCCGCTCCCCATCGGATCACTGTTTGCCCTCGCACTGGCGGCCTTCGTGACCATCCTCACCGAAGCCTTGCCCGCCGGTCTTCTTGCACAGATCAGCGAAGGGCTGGCGATCTCCGAAGCCCTCGCCGGCCAACTGGTAACGGTCTACGCGATAGGCTCCTTGCTGGCGGCCATTCCATTGACCGCCGCGACCCAAGGCATGCGACGCAGATCGCTCTTGCTGACGGCAATCGCCGGTTTCGCCGTTGCCAATACCGTCACGACGTTTTCTACCCATTATGGTTTGACGATTGTCGCGCGCTTGCTGGGTGGCGTATCGGCCGGGCTGCTGTGGGCCTTGTTGGCCGGTTATGCCGCCCGTATGGTGCCCGAAAGCCAGAAGGGTCGAGCGATTGCAATCGCCATGGTGGGCGCGCCCTTGGCGTTGTCCCTGGGCGTGCCGGCTGGCACGCTGCTCGGCAACCTGGTCGGCTGGCGAATGAGCTTCGCCATCATGAGCCTGTTCGCCGTAGCCTTGATGGTCTGGGTACGACTCAAGGTGCCTGACTTTCCCGGACAGGCCTCCAACAAACGTCTTGCCTTGGGCCAGGTCTTCACTCTGCCAGGCGTTCGCTCGGTGCTGTTCGTGGTACTGGCTTTTGTCCTGGCGCACAACATTCTCTTTACCTACATCGCTCCGTTTTTGACGGCGGCAGGCCTGGGCGAGCGGACGGATCTGGTCCTGTTGGTCTTTGGCGTCGCGTCGTTACTGGGGATCTGGGTGGTCGGCGCGCTGATCGATCGCCATCTGCGGGCGTTGACGCTCGCAGGTACAGTGCTGTTCGCCCTTTCGGCAATGATGCTAGGGGCAATGAGCGACAGGCCTGCGGCGGTGTATATCGCCGTGGCCGCTTGGGGAATCGCTTTCGGAGGGGCTGGGACGCTGTTCCAGACGGCCATCGCCAAGACAGCCGGAGATGCGGCGGATCTGGCCCAGTCAATGCTGGTCACGGCCTGGAACCTGGCCATTGCCGGCGGCGGGATCGTCGGCGGCATTCTGCTCGACCACCTGGGGGTCGTGGCGTTTGCGCCGGTCCTGGTCGTTCTCCTGCTGCTGACGTTGGCGGTGGTGTGGTCGGCCAGGCAGTACGGGTTTACAGCAAACCTGCGCTGA
- a CDS encoding (2Fe-2S)-binding protein, protein MSALNINGREYTVDVDPGTPILWTLRDTLGMTGTKFGCGAALCGACTVHLDGQAIRSCVTPIAAAVGKKITTIEAATDGSDPVGSAVHEAWVKHDVAQCGYCQSGQIMSATAFLKAQPKGKQPTAAEIDSAMAGNICRCGTYARIRAAVADAAKAIA, encoded by the coding sequence ATGAGCGCCCTGAACATCAACGGCCGTGAATACACGGTCGACGTCGACCCTGGCACCCCTATCCTCTGGACCCTGCGCGACACGCTGGGCATGACCGGCACCAAGTTCGGCTGCGGCGCGGCGCTGTGTGGCGCCTGCACCGTGCACCTGGATGGCCAGGCCATTCGTTCCTGCGTGACGCCCATCGCCGCCGCCGTCGGCAAGAAGATCACCACCATCGAAGCGGCAACCGACGGCAGTGATCCGGTGGGCAGCGCCGTGCACGAGGCGTGGGTCAAACACGACGTGGCGCAATGCGGCTACTGCCAGAGTGGCCAGATCATGAGCGCAACGGCTTTTCTCAAGGCCCAGCCCAAGGGCAAGCAGCCCACGGCGGCCGAGATCGACTCGGCCATGGCCGGCAATATCTGCCGCTGTGGCACCTACGCCCGAATCCGCGCCGCGGTGGCTGATGCCGCCAAAGCCATTGCCTGA
- a CDS encoding xanthine dehydrogenase family protein molybdopterin-binding subunit has protein sequence MLNEIFPNELPRALQHMLERDEADGPAALPRRSFLKIVGIGGLALGAFPHLALAQEANGAVAAPLKPTQQPSAFVQIAPNGEVTVTINRLEFGQGVQTGLPMILAEELDADWSLVRSRNGSNDAAYMDPAFGIHLTGGSNTIKNSYTQYRELGARARAMLLSAAAARWNVDVASLSTQAGMVLGPAGRKASYGELAQAAMAMPVPEQITLKDPKDFRIIGQATTRIDAKAKSSGQQDFGIDMHLPGQLTAVVARPPVFGARIAALDDSAARATKGVKAVLRVPLDGGAEGVAVVADSYWQAKLARDALKVEWNASAVEKLDSEKQLAQYRELASQPGPLHFDADMTPLATAPHRLEAEFLFPYLAHAPMEPLNCTVQLAGKNGAQLWVGTQFPGGDAAAAAKVLDLKPEQIQVNVQTAGGGFGRRGVPTNDFVVLACEVAKAARTAGVDAPIRTLWSREDDIKGGYYRPMHLHRARIGFDDSGKVLAWDHALVGQSIITGTVFGGRVKNGIDPTATEGLRDPYPLPMRLTVHHPKLNVPVLWWRSVGSTHTAFVMETLIDEIARTTKQDPVAYRMKLFGDQSPRHRAALQLAVDKSEYGKRQLPAGRAWGVAVHESFSSVVAYVVEASVQDGRPVLHNVTAGVHCNLAVNPRSVEAQVQGAALMGLSMCLPGGAITLKDGVVQQSNFADFSVPRITDMPEFAVHIVPSAEPPTGMGEPGLPALAPAFANAVASLTGKPMRELPFKLA, from the coding sequence ATGCTGAACGAGATCTTCCCGAACGAGCTCCCCCGCGCCTTGCAACATATGCTTGAACGTGACGAGGCTGACGGCCCCGCTGCCCTGCCCCGGCGCAGCTTCCTCAAGATCGTCGGCATCGGCGGGCTGGCCTTGGGGGCGTTTCCACACCTGGCCCTGGCGCAGGAAGCCAATGGCGCCGTCGCAGCGCCGCTCAAACCGACCCAGCAACCCTCCGCCTTCGTGCAGATCGCGCCCAATGGCGAGGTCACGGTCACCATCAATCGGTTGGAATTCGGCCAGGGCGTGCAGACCGGCCTGCCCATGATTCTCGCCGAAGAACTGGATGCCGACTGGAGCCTGGTGCGCAGTCGCAACGGCAGCAACGACGCGGCCTATATGGACCCGGCGTTCGGCATCCACCTCACGGGTGGTTCCAACACGATCAAGAACAGCTACACCCAGTACCGCGAACTTGGCGCCCGTGCGCGCGCCATGCTGCTGAGTGCGGCCGCCGCACGCTGGAACGTGGACGTGGCGAGCCTGAGTACCCAGGCCGGCATGGTGCTCGGCCCAGCGGGCCGTAAAGCGAGCTACGGCGAACTGGCGCAAGCGGCGATGGCGATGCCTGTACCCGAGCAGATCACGCTCAAGGACCCCAAGGATTTCCGCATCATCGGCCAGGCCACCACACGCATCGATGCCAAGGCCAAGAGCAGCGGCCAGCAGGATTTCGGCATCGACATGCACCTGCCGGGGCAACTCACGGCCGTCGTTGCCCGGCCACCGGTGTTCGGCGCCAGAATCGCTGCTCTGGACGACAGCGCGGCGCGGGCCACAAAAGGCGTGAAGGCCGTGTTGCGCGTACCGCTGGATGGCGGCGCCGAAGGTGTCGCGGTGGTTGCCGACAGCTACTGGCAGGCGAAGCTGGCACGCGATGCGCTGAAGGTGGAATGGAACGCGTCCGCTGTGGAAAAGCTGGACAGCGAAAAACAATTGGCCCAATACCGCGAACTGGCCAGCCAGCCCGGCCCGTTGCACTTCGATGCCGACATGACGCCACTCGCCACGGCGCCGCATCGACTGGAGGCCGAGTTCCTGTTTCCCTACCTCGCCCATGCCCCCATGGAACCGCTCAATTGCACCGTGCAGCTTGCCGGCAAAAATGGCGCTCAGTTGTGGGTCGGCACGCAATTCCCCGGCGGCGATGCGGCGGCCGCCGCCAAGGTGCTGGACCTCAAGCCCGAGCAGATCCAGGTGAACGTACAAACCGCTGGTGGAGGTTTTGGCCGGCGCGGCGTACCCACCAACGATTTCGTGGTACTGGCTTGCGAAGTGGCCAAGGCCGCCCGCACCGCTGGGGTCGATGCGCCTATCCGCACACTCTGGAGCCGGGAAGACGACATCAAGGGCGGCTACTACCGCCCCATGCACCTGCACCGTGCGCGCATCGGTTTTGATGACAGTGGCAAGGTTCTCGCCTGGGACCACGCCTTGGTTGGCCAATCGATCATCACCGGTACCGTGTTTGGCGGGCGGGTGAAAAATGGCATCGACCCGACCGCCACCGAGGGCCTGCGCGACCCGTATCCGCTGCCCATGCGGCTGACGGTGCATCACCCGAAACTCAACGTCCCCGTACTGTGGTGGCGCAGCGTCGGTTCCACCCATACGGCTTTTGTGATGGAAACACTGATCGACGAGATCGCCCGCACCACCAAACAGGATCCGGTGGCCTACCGGATGAAGCTGTTTGGCGACCAGAGCCCACGCCATCGCGCGGCGCTGCAATTGGCCGTGGACAAGAGCGAGTACGGCAAGCGCCAGCTACCGGCGGGCCGTGCCTGGGGCGTGGCGGTCCACGAGTCGTTCAGTTCGGTGGTGGCTTATGTGGTCGAAGCCTCGGTGCAGGATGGCCGTCCGGTGCTGCACAACGTGACCGCTGGCGTGCACTGCAACCTGGCCGTCAACCCACGCAGTGTCGAGGCCCAGGTCCAGGGCGCGGCGCTGATGGGCCTGTCGATGTGCCTGCCCGGTGGTGCCATCACCCTGAAAGACGGCGTCGTGCAGCAGAGCAATTTTGCTGACTTCAGCGTGCCGCGCATTACCGACATGCCGGAATTCGCTGTCCACATCGTGCCCAGTGCCGAGCCGCCCACGGGAATGGGCGAACCCGGCCTGCCAGCGTTAGCCCCGGCGTTTGCGAACGCGGTGGCGAGCCTGACCGGTAAACCCATGCGTGAATTGCCGTTCAAGTTGGCGTGA
- a CDS encoding AraC family transcriptional regulator: MHTDFKSDTAARDLSRLAGSVSQLVPGEGDQMTAIAGLSLHRRKAITAPMHCIYGLGIGVTLQGRKQAMIGDEILTYAPGQSMVTCVDLPVISHVSQASVAKPFLGLMLRFDSTMVMQVAERMQLSQRMKDDAFRPITVQALDAGVLDALRRLIDLLDEPQLLETVAPLIKEEVVARLLNGAHAPQLLHVIAAGSPSQHIAKTVAWLKLNFRQALRMDDLAAQAHMSPSTFRQHFRTVTGMSPLQYQKQLRLQAARQLMLSQKVDASSAGGLVGYESASQFSREYSRLFGEPPQRDIKRIRL, from the coding sequence GTGCACACCGATTTCAAAAGCGACACGGCCGCCCGAGACCTCAGTCGCCTGGCCGGCTCGGTCAGCCAGCTTGTGCCCGGCGAGGGTGACCAGATGACTGCCATCGCCGGTTTGAGCCTGCATCGGCGCAAGGCAATCACCGCGCCTATGCACTGCATCTACGGCCTGGGCATTGGCGTGACCTTGCAAGGCCGCAAGCAAGCCATGATCGGGGACGAGATCCTGACCTACGCTCCCGGCCAGTCCATGGTGACTTGCGTGGACCTGCCGGTCATTTCCCACGTCTCCCAGGCCAGCGTCGCCAAACCGTTCCTGGGCCTGATGCTGAGATTCGACAGCACGATGGTGATGCAAGTGGCCGAGCGCATGCAGCTGTCACAACGCATGAAAGACGACGCGTTTCGACCGATTACCGTACAGGCGCTGGATGCCGGGGTGCTGGATGCCCTGAGGCGTTTGATAGACCTGCTGGACGAGCCGCAGTTGCTTGAGACCGTGGCCCCGCTGATCAAGGAAGAAGTTGTCGCTCGCCTGTTGAACGGTGCCCATGCGCCGCAGTTGCTGCATGTCATCGCCGCCGGTTCACCCAGCCAACACATTGCCAAGACGGTCGCCTGGCTGAAACTGAATTTTCGCCAGGCGTTGCGCATGGACGACCTGGCGGCGCAAGCGCACATGAGTCCTTCCACTTTCCGCCAGCATTTTCGGACCGTGACCGGGATGAGCCCGTTGCAATACCAGAAGCAACTGCGGCTGCAAGCTGCTCGGCAATTGATGTTGAGCCAGAAGGTCGACGCGAGCAGTGCAGGGGGGCTGGTTGGCTACGAAAGTGCCTCGCAGTTCAGCCGCGAATACAGTCGCCTGTTTGGAGAGCCCCCGCAGCGGGATATCAAGCGAATTCGCTTGTGA
- a CDS encoding YkgJ family cysteine cluster protein, whose product MENNTVRFACNGCGICCKGRLIPLTLDETRQWLQRGHEVAVVLEAFDESSWPSEPRQFAHSAQRAVEVTSGDARIRVVAVLAGNALTQCRNLGDDGRCGIYEERPLVCRIYPMEINPLITLRPADKVCPPEVWETGEVLFTDRVVDPILADQIERSRQADRDDAQAKIALCEALGMNVAAWKGNALAVYLPDRAQLAEAIVRYDRAPEAPTGLDWKVRVETPALAQRLLQAGVALDDQRSTGYIFQGL is encoded by the coding sequence ATGGAAAACAACACGGTCCGTTTTGCCTGCAACGGCTGCGGGATTTGCTGCAAAGGTCGGCTGATTCCACTGACGTTGGACGAGACGAGGCAATGGTTGCAACGCGGACATGAGGTGGCGGTCGTGCTGGAGGCGTTCGATGAGTCGAGCTGGCCTTCGGAGCCTCGACAATTCGCCCACAGCGCCCAAAGAGCCGTGGAAGTCACCAGTGGCGATGCCCGGATCCGAGTCGTTGCGGTGTTGGCCGGCAATGCCCTGACCCAGTGCCGCAATCTCGGCGACGACGGTCGTTGCGGCATCTATGAAGAGCGGCCGTTGGTCTGTCGAATCTACCCGATGGAAATCAATCCGCTCATTACCTTGCGTCCAGCCGACAAGGTCTGTCCTCCCGAGGTCTGGGAGACGGGGGAGGTCTTGTTTACCGACCGCGTCGTCGATCCGATCCTGGCCGATCAGATCGAACGTTCCCGCCAGGCGGACAGGGACGATGCCCAGGCCAAGATTGCGCTGTGTGAAGCGCTGGGTATGAACGTCGCCGCCTGGAAGGGCAATGCGTTGGCCGTTTACTTGCCTGATCGGGCGCAGTTGGCTGAAGCAATCGTTCGCTACGACCGCGCCCCGGAGGCACCGACTGGCCTGGACTGGAAAGTGCGGGTCGAAACGCCGGCCCTGGCCCAACGACTGCTGCAAGCAGGTGTCGCGTTGGATGATCAACGGTCAACCGGCTATATCTTCCAGGGACTTTAG
- a CDS encoding alpha/beta fold hydrolase, with protein sequence MDINPTSASRQRRLLAPTLLALAMMQLGALGLTASQASAADGPASTVGAITPGSHTSFGPLKHVKAGLLDVAYAEVGPADGPVVILLHGWPYDILSYADVAPALAEQGYRVLIPYARGYGDTRFLSAKTLRNGQPSALASDLIDFMDALNIRQAVLGGYDWGARTADIVAALWPERVKALVAVSGYLIGSQEAGKAPLPPAAELQWWYQFYFATERGRLGYEKNTHDFAKLIWKLASPKWNFDDATYDRSAAALQNPDHVAVSIFNYRWRLGLVKGEAKYDGLEKKLATFPSIGVPTITLEGDANGAPHPPAEAYAKRFTGKYEHRLIDGGIGHNLPQEAPQAFAQAVIDADHLQ encoded by the coding sequence ATGGACATAAACCCTACCTCCGCTTCCCGCCAACGCCGCCTGCTCGCGCCAACCCTTCTGGCGTTGGCAATGATGCAGCTTGGCGCCTTGGGATTGACCGCGTCCCAGGCCAGCGCGGCCGATGGGCCGGCGAGCACTGTCGGCGCGATCACCCCCGGCAGCCACACGTCGTTCGGCCCGCTCAAGCACGTCAAGGCTGGGCTGTTGGACGTGGCCTATGCCGAAGTCGGCCCCGCCGATGGGCCGGTGGTGATCCTGTTGCACGGTTGGCCCTACGACATCCTCAGCTATGCAGATGTGGCGCCGGCGCTGGCGGAGCAGGGCTATCGCGTGTTGATTCCCTATGCCCGCGGTTATGGCGATACGCGCTTCCTGTCTGCCAAGACCCTGCGCAACGGCCAGCCTTCTGCGCTGGCAAGCGACCTCATCGATTTCATGGACGCACTGAACATCAGACAGGCGGTGCTGGGCGGTTATGACTGGGGCGCACGCACCGCTGACATTGTCGCGGCCCTTTGGCCGGAGCGGGTGAAGGCGCTGGTGGCGGTGAGTGGCTACCTGATCGGCAGCCAGGAGGCCGGCAAGGCACCGCTGCCGCCGGCTGCGGAGTTGCAGTGGTGGTATCAGTTCTACTTTGCGACAGAACGTGGCCGCCTCGGTTACGAGAAAAACACCCACGACTTCGCCAAGCTGATCTGGAAGCTGGCGTCGCCGAAGTGGAACTTCGATGACGCGACGTACGACCGAAGCGCCGCCGCCTTGCAGAACCCCGATCATGTCGCGGTTTCAATCTTCAACTATCGCTGGCGTCTGGGCCTGGTCAAGGGCGAAGCCAAGTACGACGGGCTGGAAAAGAAACTGGCAACGTTCCCGTCGATCGGCGTACCGACCATCACCCTGGAAGGCGACGCCAACGGCGCTCCCCATCCACCCGCTGAAGCCTATGCCAAGCGCTTCACCGGCAAATATGAGCATCGCCTGATCGACGGCGGCATCGGTCACAACCTGCCCCAAGAGGCGCCGCAAGCGTTCGCCCAGGCAGTGATCGACGCCGATCATCTTCAATGA
- a CDS encoding methyl-accepting chemotaxis protein yields the protein MTSPVRFNDHHRKADRIMLGLLWLTLLYSLSLAFLHSTFTQALLVGATTCVASTTLYRVLAGTRAMRCVIAVALMVMAALHINQTHGVIEFHFGIFVLLAVLTFYRDWLPIVVAAATIAVHHLGFHWLQHQGYPVFVMDTHGGWSMIFLHAFYVVVESVILIYLANQSLADATENQEVLDKVLAAAAQLSNDADRQRSDGVKVSSSERFDHFLQQVTQLVDGVVRDTRNLSDLGQDLSQVGQTLETGARHQLDEVAQMSGAISHLVEAMENIAGHVDQTLQRAGQANEQVNRGRTTVDQTREEIVELAGRINLTNETVQVLADQAQQIGQVLDVINGIAEQTNLLALNAAIEAARAGEQGRGFAVVADEVRTLSQKTSTSTTEIQQIITKLQQGSRQAAVAMQDSRDGVERCVSASQLASQLLHAVVEDIAVINHFNDLIASTTQEQSKASMGINQRLQSVQAVAERNADNIGILTRSSQCLPPLAERLAVLGQAFHGKPL from the coding sequence ATGACATCGCCCGTGCGCTTTAACGATCACCACCGTAAAGCCGACCGCATCATGCTGGGGCTACTCTGGCTCACGTTGCTGTATTCCCTGAGCCTGGCATTCCTGCACTCGACGTTCACCCAGGCGCTGCTGGTGGGGGCGACCACCTGCGTGGCGAGCACCACGCTTTATCGCGTCCTGGCCGGCACCCGGGCCATGCGCTGCGTCATCGCGGTGGCGCTGATGGTCATGGCGGCCTTGCACATCAACCAGACCCACGGCGTGATCGAATTCCACTTCGGGATCTTCGTGCTGCTGGCCGTGTTGACGTTCTACCGTGACTGGCTGCCGATTGTCGTTGCCGCCGCCACCATCGCGGTTCATCACCTTGGTTTTCACTGGCTTCAACACCAGGGTTATCCGGTATTCGTCATGGACACCCACGGTGGCTGGTCGATGATCTTTCTTCACGCGTTCTACGTGGTGGTGGAAAGCGTGATCCTGATTTACCTGGCGAACCAGAGCCTGGCCGACGCCACGGAAAACCAGGAGGTGCTCGATAAGGTGCTGGCGGCGGCCGCGCAGTTGAGCAACGACGCCGACAGGCAGCGCAGCGACGGCGTCAAGGTCTCTTCGAGTGAGCGTTTCGATCATTTCCTCCAGCAGGTCACCCAACTGGTGGACGGCGTGGTGCGCGACACCCGCAACCTCTCGGACCTGGGCCAGGACCTGTCCCAGGTTGGCCAGACCCTGGAAACCGGTGCCCGTCACCAACTCGACGAAGTGGCACAGATGAGCGGTGCGATCAGCCATCTGGTCGAGGCCATGGAAAACATCGCCGGCCATGTCGACCAGACCCTGCAGCGCGCCGGCCAGGCCAACGAGCAGGTCAACCGCGGGCGCACCACGGTTGACCAGACCCGGGAGGAGATTGTCGAGCTGGCAGGGCGCATCAACCTGACCAACGAAACCGTACAGGTCCTGGCCGACCAGGCACAACAGATCGGCCAGGTGCTGGATGTGATCAACGGCATTGCCGAGCAGACCAACCTGCTGGCCCTCAACGCCGCCATCGAGGCGGCCCGGGCTGGCGAGCAGGGCCGCGGGTTCGCGGTGGTGGCCGACGAGGTCCGCACCCTGTCACAAAAGACCTCGACGTCCACCACCGAGATCCAACAGATCATCACCAAGCTGCAGCAAGGCAGCCGCCAGGCCGCCGTCGCGATGCAAGACAGCCGCGATGGGGTCGAGCGCTGCGTCTCCGCCAGCCAACTGGCTTCGCAACTGTTGCACGCCGTCGTCGAAGACATCGCCGTGATCAATCATTTCAACGACCTGATCGCCAGCACCACCCAAGAACAATCCAAAGCGTCGATGGGCATCAACCAGCGCCTGCAAAGCGTGCAGGCCGTGGCTGAGCGCAACGCCGACAACATCGGCATCCTGACTCGCAGCAGCCAATGCTTGCCACCGTTGGCGGAACGCTTGGCGGTGCTGGGGCAGGCGTTTCATGGGAAGCCACTTTAA